The sequence GGTTCAAGTGTTGTTTTTGACGAGGTTGTTTCGGTTGTCTTTGCGTTCTTGGTGTTTTTGGTGGTCTTTGAGACGGGTGGCGccatctgttagtacgattttccgtatagcggctgtaaggtattaGTACAGAAaagtagctgctcagcgtgtgatgtataatgttgattgttgtttgccctcgagaaattatctctgcagacccggaacacggatggatgatccgtggggtggcctcaatcaatctggggaTCAATCTTGAATTGATCCGTATAGCGTATTACTGCTAAGCAGCTAAtgtatgtttagagtgagaaagaactgtgtgagagagaaagtgtacttctctctgactgaagttcagatcagaatgatgatgaaatgtggtgacccatagGGTCTATTAATAGGtgcagaatgtccgaaattcactggatacacgtgtcaatcactgagtggttctgttacgtgaagtatccggaatgtcggtggcgtgtacTGACGTGGCTGTGTGctgttcacgcgctgagttaaaggacttatgcatagaagctgcctgcagggcttacgcgtGACGCTGAGCGGCCTGCTGAACGCTGGACGGCAAACACTTAGAACTGCCAAATTTCGTTATGTTTTGTGTTGCTTGATccattttctgtataaaaatgatatttttatgcgtgtatctcctaggatacaccattaatgcTATTTCAATTTCATATACAGTAATTTAATAATATGATTCAAGTAAAAACATACAACTTACTATGTTGCATTTTCTGATCATGTTTGGTCAAAACTTGATACGATTCCAAGTTGGCGTATGTTATGAAACATGAAAGATTAAATTTGTAGTAGGGGAACACGAATACTACCCTCAATATCTTAAGGAGATAAAAAGGAATCTCTAATTTCAGGCCACACCACATTATATAATGTTTTTATATACCTTTTTGTGTCCATCTTTATTGTAACTTGTAGGATTAAAATATGTTCACATAATACACGCCACATCTAATCCCTTTAAAACCAATAATTTAGTGTTcaaatttcataacttatatttttaaatactTTCATTCTTTCATGGTCACATATACCATTTCTAACAAGATTTCGtgcattattatattatattattattcctATATACTAAAAGTCACGCTATACTACAAATGTtccctcaacttcggctcaatttacacaaccgcccctcaaatttacactttttcaggggtagaaagcgtaaatatataattttattaaaataaaagaaactaattccacccgaatttttaacgggccctatcttctcgcgcggtgcgagttaaaattttccgagaccaccgttcaactagaAAAAATcagacgaacccaacgggactaactatatgcgaaacggacatcgttaaaaaaatactAGATAACGGgctctatattctcgctcggtgcgagttaaatttttccgagatcaccgtttaactcgaaataattttacgaacacaacgcgactaactatacggaaaacagacatcgttaaaaaaacactaaatatttcgagctatattacatacatatacatacacgtccaataaacaacccaacctactagatatattaggtaccaaacaacgtatatccaaattcgaccgcgcgtcgaatacaaccgcagcaacacgcggtcaattttttttctagttttaagTACATTTAGTGTTGTATACGGAGTATATTGTAACAAATTGAGAACcacgcaggcttgcctgagtgATCACCGAGttacccaatgaagcacaccacccggttcaattcctggctatgccaaattgttcaaaaaggaagtgtgactagagggtgcgcataatgcacaattcacccggtaccagatcTCGcgttcggggggcttgattacccgaggttttaccttctataggAGAGCCAATGTGTTCATTTATAGGAGGGttcctcgcttaccaaaaaaaCAAATTGAGTTACTTAATGACTAAACTTGAATTCCTTTATACATTtttatacttaaaaaaaaaaattgtaagtcCATTTCAATTTCATATAAATAATAGGAAAATAAGAGACATTTTTGAGTACACATGTCATCAAACAGGGCTCAAATTTTTGAAagctttaaattaaaaaaaaaaaaccctttataaatatatttgttttgATATCGGTTTAAGTATGACAATAAGAACTTACAACAGGGggaaatgattttttttttcttctttcgacACATTACCTCAAGCCAGAATTCATTTTGATTGAGAGAACTTATAAACAATGATAACTTTTTTTGTTATTTATAATGTAACTTTTTAATAGTATAATTATTTATAGATGCAATGAAAAGTTTAATGTTTataaatattcatttttatattttgaacGAAAACTTATAAATTAATGAGAAGGTCCGAGAATATATCGCATTTCAAACCTTCCTATCCTGAAATTCCTTTGCACTATATCAAGACCGAGTTCATTTATCTTTCtacaaccaaaacacaaacaatgcaCCCCTACTAATTCATTAACACTAGCACTTAACCAAACAGAACAAAACAATCATGTCAAGGTTTAGCAATACTGTAATAGGACTACTAAATCTATTCACACTCTTAGCATCAATACCGATAATCGGTGGTGCCTTATGGATCGAAAGAAATAGTGCCACATGTGAAAGCTTCCTCCAAACACCACTTCTTGTGATCGGCTTCATAATCTTGATCGTATCTTTAGTTGGTTTCATCGGTGCTTGCTTCCACTTGGCCTGGGCTTTATGGTTGTACCTTGTAGCGATGTTGCTCTTGATCGCAGCGTTATTAGGCTTCACGATTTTCGGGTTCATCGTGACTGGAGCAGGCGGTGGCGAAGGAGTTTCAGGAAGGTTATATAATGAGTATCACTTGGAGGATTATTCACCATGGCTCAGAAAAAAAGTTGAAAATCCAAAATATTGGTTGACTATAAGAAGTTGTATTTTGGGGTCTAAGACTTGTGGGGATATTGTTATGTGGTCTCCTGTTGACTATTTGACTAAAGATATGTCTCCAATTCaggtaaagttttttttttttttttttttttgaataatcaGGTTTGAGTTTAATATAAGATTTACAAAGAAATGATACATGTTGATAGCTGTTAAGCATCTTATGTGTAATTGTATTTTAAACTGTCAATATTTATGCATGTtacatattttatatttttatattaatgtatAAATTGTAAAAACGGACTTTTTGTATAGATATGAATCAATTTCCAGTGACAACTTAAACGAGCCGAGTCAAGTCTGAGCTTGACTACACTCAGGCTCTAGTTCGAACTCGAATCGTTTCAATTCTACTATATCAAGTTAAAACTCAGCTCGTTTCGAGTCTAATATATCAAGCTCGACCATGATGCAAGCGCGATCTCGCCTTCTTTGACATCATGCAAACTCAAGCTTGGTTCCAGTACGGCTTGTTTATGTATATACTagttatataactattattatattattattaaaataataattttatatataaatgaaAGACTTTTTAGGCTAAGAGCTTGTTTGAACTCGATATAAAAATTTCAAGCTTAAGCTCGTTTACTAAACGATATTTGAAATATGTTTAAGCTCGCGCTGAAGTTCGTTTAGGCTCAACTTTAATCGCGCTTTTAACTAATCAATTAAAGTAACTCGTGAGTAGCTCGACTTATCTATAACTCTAATTTCCTCGTAAATTTTAGATTAAAATACAAGTGAGTTACGAAGGTAAGATTGTTTTGTTGACAATAACTTCAAATACTTTTATTTGATGCTATTTTTTGTTGTAAATTTTGTTAGTCTGGATGTTGCAAGCCACCAAGTGTATGCAACTACGAGATGGGCATGATGGCTCAAGATTTAGACTGCTACAAATGGAACAACGATCCAAGCATGTTATGCTACGAGTGCGACTCATGCAAAGCAGGCGTGCTAGAGGATGTGAGGAGGGATTGGCGAAAGCTCTCGGTTCTCAACGTAATTATGACACTACTTCTAATTGGCATATATTGTATCGGTTGTTGTGCCTTTCGAAACACACAAAGAGCCGAGAGCGACCACCCATATGGTGAAAACAGAATGTCTAAAGTTCTACCGCGATGGGATTTCTATTGGTATGTATCTCATCAATTCAAATCGATCTGTATCAAACTTTATAGAAAACTCACAATGATTACAAACGTTTTAGAAGCCAGGAATTTAGAACAAGAAATATTAAATTACTTCACACTTCAAATTACAGTTTGGAGTATGAAAAGTGTTCTTGGTAAAGAATCCAACTTTTAAAAGAAACTAATTTTACATAAGGGTAAATTCGTCAATTAAAGATTTGTGAAAAATTAAAAGGATGCATGTGTTTTTTAACACAAAGgtaacttttttatttttttttacatcaTAGAACTATAGAAGTAAGCTTTATGTATATCTTTATAATATTTGCAGGTGGAGATGGTGGCATGAGAGAAGACATCAGCTTTATTAGAAAgtaaattttataaaaaatattctcTATGTTTCTTTGTTTGTACCATCACCAACTCTTTTTCCATAGTGGTATCTTGCAAGTAACGTAATTTCTGTGTAATTAACTCATCTTTCCTACTGATTTCTTTAGTAATAAAACAGATGACATATAATAAAAAACAATCaaaattcaaaatatcaaaataataacaataacaaaaaaaataaaaagaaatgtttaattttgattgaatacCATATTCTAATTTAAACACCATTTCCATGGCCATAGTAGCATATTTCATACATTTGGTCAACTCATAACACCACAAGATCCTCTAAACACTAAACAACATGCTAGTGTGATTACCAACGagcttatagctcagtggtacccgatgcctttgatccctgggcccacagtgggggaagctttgatcCGAAGAAAGGtgcaagttcgattctcagtctgggcgccccgcatggaattatttctccctccggggggaaatttgtgaagtgtttcgggggtctagctagctggggtaaaaatcgccttgccgtcactgtggtacctgggaggaggtactttgccggcacaggtctctttcggggtgggattggtgggtgctacggcacacagggttagcgtgtccctgccaacttacacgttttgatCCGAACATGCTAGTGTGACGTTTTCAATCAACTCTGTTAAAATAAATTTGGTCGTTCCCTTTCTTTCAAAGGAATCCCTTTCTTCTCGACCTAACGACCGAACTAGCGAACGGGAGGCCTTACCTGGTGAACTGTCTTCCTTACCTTAGGCTTTACAAGGACTCATTTTTTGACTTCTTTAGGCAGTTCTCTCTCTTTCTCTTACAGAAATAGTAATTTGAAAAATAAACTTACAAGTCTAGTATAACCGGCCTTCCCAAGATCGATTTCTACATTTGTTGTGTCCAGTCAGCAAAAAGTGCATTTTTGTTTTTCAAATGTTAGATGCCCAGTCATAGAAACCGGCGTTGTCAATGCCAGTTTCTGTAACCCTACACAAAACCGGCTTTGGGAATGCCGGTTTTTAGAAAACCCTAAATTTTCAAATTCCCTATTTAAACCGGCCTTAGGAAGGCCGGTTTCTATACAGTCAGATCTTTCCAATATTAAAAGTGCACTTTTTTGCTCACTGAATTTGTCATATGAAGAAACCGGCCTTCCCAAGACCAGTTATATTAGATTTATAATTTGTTTTTTCAGTTTACTAAACCTCAATAAAAAAAATATTGCGATCTTACTAACAGGAGATAAATGGGAGATTCAGTGTCGAAATTGGTAGTACTTTAACGAATACAAAGAATTGAGTATAGTGAAGATGAATTacgtaattaaaataattcaatatTTTTCCATCGATGCTTTACTGATCATGGAAATAGAAGCAGTATGATTTTAAGCCATTTCAGACCTTTTCAGTTGCATGAGGCTCGGTTGTTCTTCCGATAGATTTTAATCTCTCGGCTGCCAATCTTTCTTCCAAAGCTCGTGCACCCCTTTGCCTACATTTATTATGTAAAAATGATGCATCAGCATTGCTGTCACAATGAATCTGTTTGATTTCTGTAATGTATTAAATTTAAAAATATGCATCAAACAAACATTCTTCTTCATAGAAAGACAATAAGCCAAAAATATCTTCACTCGTTTATGTGTAAATGGGTCAATTTGGGTTATACGTCATCTCACACGGGTCAAGAactcaaaaataaataaataaatcgaaATGCCCCATATGGTCTTGAAACTAACCCGGAgtgtatttaaaatgggtcaattTGGGTTATTTCATATCATATGGGTAAAAACTCAGAAAAATAAAAATGTGTCAAATGGTATGAAAACTAATCCAAAGTGTACTTAAAGTTCATAAAACACTCTAAAGTAGTAAACTGATTTCTTAAACAAGATAATCAATGTAActtttgatcatatacatagcattgtatatgtatattttatttgctaaaggccaaAAGCAGAATTACGCGAACTCTAAAGccaagctatgcaatattcgctgaaaataaagtacagcagttatgtttccgcgttaataagggactgcggtttaatccgctgagtttccgcagaCGGTTAGGTGATTCGCAGACCGCagatatctcgaatactataaatagggagcttggcctctcatttataggggtttttgattctctgccatttgcccaagcctttgtgattttcacttgtgactttgcccaaggaattttcacattgagttaaggtgaattatgctaattaacaatcaagaccgggtcggggtggttgatcacttgatagttaaagtgaaagacgatcatcggggcccaaaataatcatcaaacactccatcctccatcataatctcattgcactcaatccgtaattaagtaacatcattaatttaggattgatcaattggcgccatccgtgggacacgttttacgaattaaactgaaaattaTTTGTTTGGCGCTATCAAACGATTAATTCTTTAGTGACTTGAAACAAAGAGTAGAAAAATGAATAGTGTTCTTGTTGTTACCTTCTCCTAGATGCCTCAATGGAGTCAGAACCAGGCAACGCATCCATATTTACTGTATAGCCCTTAGACTCAATCGAAACTTCAGATCTTCCCCATATTACTTGATGAAATATAGAAGAAATGGGATTGATTAAAGGTCTGCAAATCAACAAGTTACATTACAAGAGTGTCATGTTTACATTACAAAATCAAGCCTAAAGTATACAGGGTAGTTTGTATATCTGTTTAATTCTAAAATTACCTTAAGAATTCAGGGAAAAAGGTTGAAAATGCAAATTCATCACTTGGATCACCCTTAATTTTGGTTTCAAGTTTCTTTTGAAAGTATCTAAGGTATATCCAACCAACATACGTCCCGAATATCAAGATTGGAACGCACGTTGCTAGCTCTACCGTAAAAAAGCTCATAACAATCGACAATAACAACATGATCGATGGCGCCCACTGCACATATAGCCCAAAAATGAATCGAACATTAATACATACACATTTAACCTTAAAAGCTAACAAAAAAGTGATCAGAAAAGATTAAATACCTTTGCTTTAATTTTAAACGGAGACAGTTCGTGGTCAGGGATTAACTGTTTGACGCCTACTAATAGCCCAGAAAGGGCCCCACCGAAGCCCGAAAGAGGCGTATAACTACCACCACAGTCAATCAAAATCGTTAACAAATGATCATATATTCATCAACAAAATTACACAATAAAAGGCTATTTGTATAACTCACATATAAACTTCCTCCAATGTCATGTAATATACAAAGATTGCCGAGACGAATACACATACATTCGTCACAAAATTGACAACAAAAATAAACTTTAAAAACTCTCTTCGACCCCATACGGGCTCAAGCAGCTTCCCAATAAAAAGGAGACTAATGGTGCTAATAACAACCTGTATAACAAATGTAATGAAACAACAtacattattttattatataaattgtttgtatatttttGTTTTCCCTCTCAAATGTAGTGTAGCAACTACAAATTTAAACCCGAATATGCGCAGAGTACTTACTCCATGTGTGGTTTGTTCAATATAACTAGCTGTTATAAGGTTCCAACCATAAGGAATTGTTCTGTCAATTGATTAAAGAAAATGTAACGTAATTACACATAAATATATCTGAATATAAGTATAATTACAAAAAAATAAATCCAGTAATTAAGCATCGAGAAATGAAATCAAATCAAACAGtgaataattataaattataaataatggTTAAAATAATTAAAGATGAAGATTACCTAGCAGGAATGAGTTCAACATAAATAATTGAAGAAGGAAATATGTGAATAACAATAATGTGTCCACAAACAAGAACTACCGCTAAGCCTTTACACGTTTTCGTGAAGCCCGAAAGCATGTTAACACCCTAATtcaattacaataaccaaaatcaATCGTTAAATTATAATGGTTTTATTGGTTAAAGTTAATTCAGAGCGTTTAATTGGTGGAATTAGGGTTAAGATAATGTAACATATCATATCATATTAGTCACCATTGTGAGATTATGATTTATACGCAAATACGAATCAACATTATCCGTACACTTTGAATTAAGAACTTATATTTTttagatataatatatgattatgaTTGTTTTATAAACTTTGAGTATTCTAGCTCcattgaagatttccagcctacaatctagaagcccaccttctagatattcaaagtaggcaaccttgacaactcatatggaggtagcaaagttgatgatgatgacggccgccaaccttctccgttcacaccattctaccgccatagaatttttactataaatagaggtgcaaacctcagttgtaaatcatcccaaatcactcagagaagtgtaatcacaacctagagagtgtgtgtgagtttgagagtttttttgtaagagttttgtaatactctgtaaatctattcttgtgagtaatagagttgtttttctctcaaatttatatctcccaacgtccaggcgatcccctcttcctaacaagtggtatcagagcttggttagagacggtggttgagtttttgggtcttctgacgttttctcaaaattcaattttgagtgtaccattggattcgtctcgtcgaaccgagtccaacgcaaaaaatggcgacttaaacggagttataacgagcccagaaaacgcggtcaaagtttggtcaactcgccggaatcttgccggagaagacgaccggtgccggaattttcgccggagaagacgatcactgtagcaattcactgtagcagatgGCGGCACTGTAGCATGTCACTGTAGCGAaactgtagcggtactgtagcaattctgaaattttacaatttggtccctgaaattttcagaatttcatttttttggtccctgaagtttataaaaattataattttgccccgtaagtggaatttaagccgtgaagtgtctattccaccattttcaaccgttccggatgtaacggtgatctctgttttctacaattcaaccccgtttgtgttgaaaaattatttttaaggtgataatgtccacagaagagtcaacatcatcttccggagctatgattatgctcacagcaacaaactacacgctgtggaaatctcggatggaagatctccttagctgtaaggatttgttcgatcctattgaattgaagggtataaaccctgattctgccaaagagaaagagtgaaagaaatcaaaccgaaaaactattggtcagatccgtcaatggattgatcatagtgtcttccaccatgttgcacaagagacagacgcatatgtcctctggaaaaagttggaggacatgtaccaggccaagactgctcggaataaagccctgctgatgatgcgtttagtcaacatgaagctcaaaagtggaacttcagttgccgagcataccagtgagtttcagaacttggtcaaccagttatcgtctgtagagatgccacttggcgatgaagttcaggcgctactgctacttagttcccttcccgatagttgggaaacgctggtagtaacactcagcaactcagcaccgaatggcaaacttaccatgtcaatggtcaaggatgccctattcagtgaagaggcaaggagaaaggacatgggcacagatcagacccatgcctttgtcacagagaatcgggggagacagcgaatgagtagcaaaaataaatggagaggcagaagtaagagcaggggcaggtcagctgatggcagaaaaccaacatataaatgtcatcattgtggattagagggacatttgaagaagaactgctatagattaaaaga comes from Rutidosis leptorrhynchoides isolate AG116_Rl617_1_P2 chromosome 4, CSIRO_AGI_Rlap_v1, whole genome shotgun sequence and encodes:
- the LOC139844647 gene encoding rhomboid-like protein 19; the encoded protein is MSSNGGVNMLSGFTKTCKGLAVVLVCGHIIVIHIFPSSIIYVELIPARTIPYGWNLITASYIEQTTHGVVISTISLLFIGKLLEPVWGRREFLKFIFVVNFVTNVCVFVSAIFVYYMTLEEVYIYTPLSGFGGALSGLLVGVKQLIPDHELSPFKIKAKWAPSIMLLLSIVMSFFTVELATCVPILIFGTYVGWIYLRYFQKKLETKIKGDPSDEFAFSTFFPEFLRPLINPISSIFHQVIWGRSEVSIESKGYTVNMDALPGSDSIEASRRRQRGARALEERLAAERLKSIGRTTEPHATEKV
- the LOC139840647 gene encoding tetraspanin-6, yielding MSRFSNTVIGLLNLFTLLASIPIIGGALWIERNSATCESFLQTPLLVIGFIILIVSLVGFIGACFHLAWALWLYLVAMLLLIAALLGFTIFGFIVTGAGGGEGVSGRLYNEYHLEDYSPWLRKKVENPKYWLTIRSCILGSKTCGDIVMWSPVDYLTKDMSPIQSGCCKPPSVCNYEMGMMAQDLDCYKWNNDPSMLCYECDSCKAGVLEDVRRDWRKLSVLNVIMTLLLIGIYCIGCCAFRNTQRAESDHPYGENRMSKVLPRWDFYWWRWWHERRHQLY